Proteins from one Scylla paramamosain isolate STU-SP2022 chromosome 3, ASM3559412v1, whole genome shotgun sequence genomic window:
- the LOC135088864 gene encoding glutamate receptor 4-like, giving the protein MLAYTTPTDTALYRRIPANTTGLASILFFIERLQRCYIPTGEKPVSMGVAAGWYMLSALLQQGSNTYPISTAARVIYWVGYSVSLIVYTSYSATLVSHLAVEQPAPLPFSNLRDLSRQSGWDAGCNNNDLFQVTASVGPWLLAV; this is encoded by the exons ATGCTTGCCTACACAACCCCAACGGACACAGCTCTGTACCGGCGCATCCCGGCTAACACGACAGGCCTCGccagcatcctcttcttcatcgagcGACTCCAGAGGTGCTACATACCCACGGGGGAGAAGCCTGTTAGCATGGGAGTTGCTGCTGGCTGGTACATGTTGTCAGCTCTCCTACAACAAG gctcCAACACCTACCCAATCAGCACTGCAGCACGGGTAATCTACTGGGTTGGCTACAGTGTGTCCCTCATTGTGTACACATcatactctgccacactggtctcacatcttgctgtggagcagcctgcacctctgccattcagcaacctgcgggacctgtctaggcagtcaggctgggatgctggatgcaacaacaatgacctctTCCAAGTGACAGCCTCGGTGGGTCCTTGGCTTCTTGCTGTGTGA